The following proteins come from a genomic window of Maribacter sp. HTCC2170:
- a CDS encoding ABC-F family ATP-binding cassette domain-containing protein: protein MLNIHNLSVSFGGEYLFEQISFRLNAGDRVGLIGKNGAGKSTLLKLLSKDMAIDSGTIATEKNVKIGFLRQDIDFEQGRTVLEEAYHAFEEIKALELKLDNINHQLAERTDYESEGYHQLMVDLNDFTHHYEIIGGYNYQGETEKILQGLGFKREDFDKKTDTFSGGWRMRIELAKLLLQTNDVLLLDEPTNHLDIESIIWLEQFLNNYAGAVVIVSHDKMFLDNVTNRTIEISLGRIYDYNKPYSKFLKLRGEIKEQQLNAQKNQEKEIQQAERLIEKFRAKSTKASMAQSLIKKLDKMERIEVDQDDNAVMNLRFPISVTPGKVIAEITELSKNYGDNLVLQNIDMLLERDSKTAFVGQNGQGKSTLAKIMVGELEHEGMCKLGHNVQIGYFAQNQAEYLDGRKTVLDTMIDAANEKNRSKVRDILGSFLFRGEEVDKYVKVLSGGERNRLALAKMLLQPFNVLVMDEPTNHLDIKSKNVLKQALQNFEGTLILVSHDRDFLQGLTNKVYEFRDRKIKEYLGDIDFYLEQRKAADFRAIEKEKKESVKRVKTDKQSNSFEAQKKLKSLKNKLSTIESKIASLEKEIKTIDHDLLMDYDTTIAKPDFFDSYQGKKKSLEELMERWEKITIDLEEYN, encoded by the coding sequence ATGCTTAACATTCATAACCTTTCAGTCTCTTTTGGAGGTGAGTACTTATTCGAACAAATATCATTTAGATTAAATGCTGGGGACCGTGTTGGTTTAATTGGTAAAAATGGCGCAGGTAAATCTACTTTATTAAAACTGTTGTCCAAGGATATGGCAATTGATTCTGGAACAATTGCTACAGAAAAGAATGTAAAGATTGGCTTTCTTAGGCAGGATATAGATTTTGAGCAGGGGCGAACAGTTTTAGAAGAAGCGTATCACGCCTTTGAAGAGATAAAGGCGCTGGAGCTTAAGTTGGATAACATAAATCATCAACTCGCTGAGCGTACGGATTATGAAAGTGAAGGGTACCATCAGCTTATGGTCGATTTAAATGATTTTACCCATCATTATGAAATTATTGGAGGGTATAACTATCAAGGTGAGACTGAAAAAATTCTTCAAGGACTGGGTTTTAAGCGGGAGGATTTTGATAAAAAGACCGATACTTTCTCGGGAGGTTGGCGCATGCGGATTGAGCTGGCAAAGTTGCTTTTGCAAACCAATGATGTGCTTCTACTGGATGAGCCTACCAATCATTTGGATATTGAATCTATTATTTGGCTTGAACAGTTTTTGAATAATTATGCAGGCGCTGTGGTTATAGTTTCACATGATAAGATGTTTTTGGATAATGTGACCAATAGGACAATTGAAATCTCATTGGGAAGAATTTACGATTACAATAAACCTTATTCTAAATTTTTAAAACTTAGGGGTGAAATAAAAGAACAGCAACTTAACGCCCAGAAGAACCAGGAAAAGGAAATTCAACAGGCTGAAAGATTAATTGAGAAGTTCAGGGCAAAATCAACCAAGGCTTCAATGGCGCAATCCCTTATCAAGAAATTGGATAAGATGGAGCGTATTGAGGTTGACCAAGATGATAATGCAGTAATGAACCTGCGTTTTCCAATATCTGTTACCCCTGGAAAGGTAATCGCTGAGATTACGGAATTATCCAAGAATTATGGAGACAATTTAGTGCTCCAAAATATTGATATGTTATTGGAACGGGATAGTAAAACTGCTTTTGTGGGGCAAAATGGACAAGGTAAATCAACTCTGGCTAAAATAATGGTGGGTGAATTGGAACATGAAGGTATGTGCAAATTGGGGCATAATGTACAGATAGGCTATTTTGCCCAAAACCAAGCTGAGTATCTAGATGGTAGAAAAACGGTTTTAGATACAATGATAGACGCGGCAAATGAAAAGAACAGAAGTAAGGTGCGCGATATATTGGGGTCTTTTCTTTTTAGAGGCGAGGAGGTAGATAAATATGTGAAGGTGCTTTCAGGTGGTGAGCGTAACAGACTGGCCTTGGCCAAAATGTTGCTGCAACCTTTTAATGTACTGGTTATGGATGAGCCTACCAACCACCTCGATATTAAATCTAAGAATGTATTGAAACAAGCCTTGCAAAATTTTGAGGGTACTTTGATTCTTGTTTCTCATGACAGAGACTTTCTGCAAGGGCTGACTAATAAAGTTTATGAATTCAGAGATAGGAAAATAAAAGAGTATTTGGGTGATATAGATTTTTATTTGGAACAGCGAAAAGCGGCAGATTTCAGGGCTATAGAAAAGGAAAAAAAAGAAAGTGTCAAGAGAGTTAAGACAGATAAGCAATCCAATTCCTTTGAAGCTCAAAAGAAATTAAAATCACTTAAGAACAAACTAAGTACTATAGAAAGTAAAATAGCATCATTAGAAAAAGAGATTAAGACTATAGATCATGATTTATTAATGGATTATGACACAACTATAGCAAAACCGGATTTTTTTGACTCCTATCAAGGTAAGAAGAAAAGTTTGGAAGAACTTATGGAGCGATGGGAAAAAATAACCATTGATTTGGAGGAATACAATTAA
- a CDS encoding MarR family winged helix-turn-helix transcriptional regulator produces the protein MKSKDNYIDFENSIGPWLGKTSKILDYHLLELFSKQGLDLSKEQMITLKKLHDKDGLNQNELAFLTFRDKSSLARLLSKMEKKGFILRKKGKEDKRINEVFLTQRGREVFKQTIPILKGFITRMEQNISIEEKRKVIGILKKVQFNFTQEKAAL, from the coding sequence GTGAAATCGAAGGATAACTATATAGATTTTGAAAATTCAATTGGTCCGTGGTTAGGAAAAACTTCTAAGATTCTTGATTATCATTTGCTTGAACTTTTTTCAAAGCAAGGATTGGATTTAAGTAAGGAGCAAATGATCACATTAAAGAAGCTGCATGATAAAGATGGTCTTAACCAGAATGAGTTGGCATTTCTTACTTTTCGTGATAAGTCCTCGTTGGCTCGTTTACTATCTAAAATGGAAAAGAAAGGATTTATATTAAGAAAGAAGGGTAAAGAGGATAAGAGGATCAATGAGGTGTTCTTAACACAAAGAGGTCGGGAGGTTTTTAAACAAACAATTCCTATTCTAAAGGGATTTATCACAAGGATGGAGCAGAATATTTCTATTGAAGAGAAAAGAAAAGTAATTGGAATACTAAAAAAAGTGCAATTTAATTTCACGCAGGAAAAGGCAGCGTTATAA
- a CDS encoding efflux RND transporter periplasmic adaptor subunit, giving the protein MRKLILSVLGVLLIVAAVFAAKWIIDSKTNKRPKVDKVIKTVFVENVQNGTVPIVVPANGNLKAKNRMELYSEVQGVFRRGNKLFRPGQKYRRGETVIRIDASEYGANVQSAKSNLYNQLTSIMPDLRLDYPDIFPKWQAYLTGFDMAKTTPELPKMSTEKEKFFISGRGILTTYYNVKNMEQRLLKYRIGAPFDGVLTDALVTEGTLIRAGQKLGEFINVGIYELEVAVSKNYSDLLEIGKQVELTNLDNTKTYLGKVNRINGSVDQATQTIRAFIEVKDKNLREGMYLEANLDAKEEIEAIEIDRNLLLENNQMFIVRDSILDLIDVDPVYFSDKKVVLKGVPNGTTILSKPLMGAYTGMLVKKYEAKANVESAKPGM; this is encoded by the coding sequence ATGAGAAAGTTAATATTAAGTGTTTTAGGTGTTTTGCTAATTGTTGCAGCTGTTTTTGCTGCTAAATGGATTATTGATAGTAAAACCAATAAAAGACCAAAAGTTGATAAGGTAATCAAAACGGTATTCGTAGAGAACGTGCAAAATGGTACAGTTCCCATAGTGGTGCCGGCCAACGGTAACCTGAAAGCAAAAAACCGTATGGAGCTTTATTCAGAGGTTCAAGGTGTTTTTAGAAGAGGTAATAAATTGTTTCGCCCCGGACAAAAATATAGAAGGGGTGAAACCGTAATTCGTATTGATGCTTCTGAATATGGTGCAAATGTGCAATCGGCCAAAAGTAATCTTTATAATCAGCTGACTTCAATTATGCCTGATTTAAGATTGGATTATCCAGATATTTTCCCCAAATGGCAAGCATACTTGACTGGTTTTGATATGGCTAAGACCACACCTGAACTTCCAAAAATGAGTACTGAAAAAGAAAAATTCTTTATTTCGGGTCGCGGTATTCTAACCACGTATTACAATGTTAAGAATATGGAGCAGCGTTTGTTAAAATATAGGATTGGAGCGCCGTTTGATGGTGTTTTGACAGATGCATTGGTTACTGAGGGGACATTAATACGAGCTGGGCAAAAATTAGGTGAATTCATAAACGTAGGCATTTATGAGCTAGAAGTTGCCGTCAGCAAAAATTATAGTGACCTACTAGAAATTGGGAAACAAGTAGAACTCACCAATCTTGATAATACAAAAACATATTTGGGTAAAGTCAACCGTATCAACGGTAGTGTTGACCAAGCCACACAAACTATCCGGGCCTTTATTGAAGTAAAAGATAAAAACCTAAGAGAAGGTATGTATTTAGAGGCGAACTTAGATGCCAAAGAAGAAATCGAGGCGATTGAAATTGATAGGAATCTATTGTTGGAAAACAACCAAATGTTTATTGTCCGCGATTCAATATTGGATTTAATAGATGTTGACCCTGTTTATTTTTCGGATAAAAAAGTAGTCTTAAAAGGAGTTCCCAACGGCACTACAATATTAAGTAAGCCGCTGATGGGTGCTTATACTGGAATGTTGGTTAAAAAATATGAAGCGAAAGCTAACGTTGAATCAGCAAAACCTGGAATGTAA